In the Leptospira sp. WS4.C2 genome, one interval contains:
- a CDS encoding DNA primase, whose protein sequence is MSQSQKEDFDIVSLIELCREKKYETCVAGFSTIDKIDKITLPKKLKNRKLTVQALYALTNNMVQWKYLSSEEKAILQAEKDKLAGVTSTAGASFAPHAEEDIEEDFIPEEEARKPELEDGFENEFGDEAEEEEEDDDDDDFDDDSDDEAEADEEEED, encoded by the coding sequence ATGAGCCAATCGCAAAAAGAAGACTTCGATATCGTATCCTTAATAGAACTTTGCCGGGAAAAAAAATACGAAACTTGCGTGGCCGGTTTCAGCACGATCGATAAAATTGATAAGATCACTCTCCCCAAAAAATTAAAAAATCGTAAATTAACGGTTCAAGCATTATACGCACTTACCAATAATATGGTTCAGTGGAAATACCTTTCCTCTGAAGAAAAAGCAATTCTCCAAGCAGAAAAAGACAAATTGGCTGGAGTTACTTCTACGGCAGGAGCTTCTTTTGCTCCTCATGCGGAAGAAGATATCGAAGAAGATTTTATTCCTGAAGAAGAAGCTCGTAAACCAGAACTCGAAGATGGTTTCGAGAATGAATTTGGTGATGAGGCAGAGGAAGAAGAAGAGGACGACGATGATGACGATTTCGACGACGACTCTGATGACGAAGCGGAAGCTGATGAGGAAGAAGAGGACTAA
- a CDS encoding cytochrome-c peroxidase, which yields MFSPLSLYIFKSYSKIPIFLIFQIILVSCILNDAKNNNKNLINNLIVSNFVSNYVYASELQTIVREKIGILPNSVPGSEPDTSAQISLGNKLFRDNQLSSNHVQSCLTCHPIDGNAAGMDRQSTSRGTFGQLGRRNTPTILNVGFLPVIFWDGRRDTLYNQAIDPFINPLEMSLPSEAELLLRIQNDSTYAPFFANAFPNSPTPSIHTIRLALVAFERSLVSKSRFDDFIESNVPSLNKDELDGLKIFLDVGCTNCHSQSLLGGSQFSKLDNVYPYNSNDMGRSEFTGNPEDNYFFKVPPLRNVALTAPYFHDGSVPTLKEAVRRMNHYKLNRTINDSEIDLMISFLKSLSDKTKTN from the coding sequence ATGTTCTCGCCTTTATCTCTTTACATCTTCAAATCATATTCCAAAATACCTATATTCTTAATATTCCAAATAATATTGGTTAGCTGTATATTAAATGATGCGAAAAATAACAATAAAAACTTAATTAACAATTTAATAGTTAGTAATTTTGTATCCAATTACGTTTATGCTTCAGAACTACAAACAATAGTTAGAGAAAAAATTGGCATTCTACCAAACTCAGTTCCAGGTTCCGAACCCGATACGAGTGCACAGATTAGTTTAGGCAATAAACTCTTCAGAGATAATCAACTTTCTTCTAACCATGTGCAATCCTGTCTTACCTGTCATCCCATTGATGGTAATGCTGCGGGAATGGACCGGCAATCAACATCGCGAGGAACATTCGGTCAGTTGGGCAGAAGAAATACTCCTACAATCCTCAACGTTGGCTTTTTACCTGTCATTTTTTGGGATGGTAGAAGAGACACATTGTACAACCAAGCGATTGATCCGTTTATCAATCCATTAGAGATGTCATTACCATCCGAAGCAGAATTACTTCTACGAATCCAAAACGATTCTACTTATGCTCCGTTCTTTGCAAATGCATTTCCAAACTCTCCTACTCCGAGCATCCATACTATACGTCTTGCTTTAGTTGCTTTTGAGAGGTCTCTCGTATCAAAATCTCGATTTGATGATTTCATAGAATCTAATGTACCATCTCTAAATAAAGATGAGTTAGATGGATTGAAAATATTCCTCGATGTAGGATGTACAAATTGTCATAGCCAAAGCCTGCTTGGTGGATCTCAATTTTCAAAATTAGATAACGTTTATCCATATAATTCAAATGATATGGGAAGATCCGAATTTACTGGAAATCCTGAAGATAATTATTTCTTTAAAGTTCCACCTCTTCGAAACGTAGCATTGACTGCACCCTACTTTCATGATGGTAGCGTACCAACACTCAAAGAGGCTGTGCGCCGAATGAACCATTACAAACTGAACCGGACGATCAATGATTCTGAAATTGATTTGATGATTAGTTTCTTAAAATCCTTATCTGATAAAACAAAGACAAACTAA
- a CDS encoding type 1 glutamine amidotransferase: MRAVFIRFIDCEGPGILEPLLREAGYRISYQNAYDRRIHLMPEIHLNFDLIVMLGGPQSVADPEEQEFFKPYYDIVNNIAALPNKKLIGICLGSQIIAKALGADVRPGTKGPETGFSELQVLKPEHSIFKGIEKDSILAFHLHEDIFDIPVGAEHLLASDFYANQMFSYKNKIFAFQTHLEPTLEMLYVWQTVHKEFIKKGTGDFSEISGKQKVMAETATTIFRNIIKL; encoded by the coding sequence ATGAGAGCAGTATTCATCAGGTTTATCGATTGTGAAGGTCCGGGAATTTTAGAACCTTTACTACGTGAAGCAGGTTACCGGATCAGTTATCAAAATGCCTATGATAGACGAATCCATTTGATGCCAGAAATTCATTTGAATTTCGATTTGATTGTTATGTTAGGTGGCCCTCAGTCCGTGGCGGATCCAGAGGAACAAGAGTTTTTTAAACCATATTATGATATCGTAAACAATATAGCCGCCTTACCAAACAAAAAACTAATTGGCATTTGTTTGGGTTCTCAAATCATTGCGAAGGCGTTAGGTGCTGATGTTCGGCCTGGAACCAAAGGTCCGGAGACGGGATTCTCTGAACTTCAAGTTCTAAAGCCGGAACATTCAATCTTCAAAGGAATAGAAAAGGATTCTATTTTGGCATTCCACCTTCACGAAGATATCTTTGATATTCCCGTGGGTGCTGAACATTTGCTTGCCAGCGATTTTTACGCGAACCAAATGTTTTCTTATAAAAATAAGATTTTTGCTTTTCAAACTCATTTGGAACCAACTTTAGAGATGCTTTATGTTTGGCAGACGGTTCACAAAGAGTTTATAAAAAAAGGAACCGGTGATTTTTCTGAAATCTCAGGCAAACAGAAAGTAATGGCAGAAACTGCTACTACGATATTTCGAAATATTATAAAATTATAA
- a CDS encoding methyl-accepting chemotaxis protein, with protein sequence MSKFLSRFSIQSRLLLLPIPLIVSLFIILLILVRSLNGTIEFAKKEQLGIHTIKPIYLAYREGLKRLKIGKENTADLVPLIESAKIKIQETELLPNDTKEITTWIKYTKLTNFDQVTSRNFLNDTQELALKVGDFSNLILDPEVNSYYQMEIIFFRVPEILKNIGVLNEVIREEYLNTNGKSKQYSSVSYTKALISINFIESTCKEIQKSFTKSIEDESPYAEELKKITIESKTSCDGYLQELKKTFIQSNSKPNSTEELFVLLEKGTKIAGTIQDSSITILEKLVNDRIQLLSLQRNINIGLVFVSLLISILFVIFIFRSINNPLVTVLSKVNELSSGAADLTKTLPDFGSNEIGKITNAINLFLKNLNHIMNQLKISVSDSEKVSYKLKQDAVSVSDNASSLAAISEESAASLEELTTSFEIMFQFITNETKNIIKITEEMKTIEGSIFNIEKALLQLTDQSLTSINLANLGNVAVQNTNQAMSEIRSVTKEITGIVELITEISERTNLLALNASIEAARAGDAGMGFAVVAEEISKLADKTQFSVKNIKKLIDRSNSVVNAGANHVHETVNALSEIVEQSNRMQIGVDDLKTEMTTQTNSLVNVTNELNGLQEMAETIEFSSKEQKKASEDMVNTINTLSGSAQELANNSEDLNQVSQKIGEIAETIALVANSFQTQ encoded by the coding sequence ATGTCAAAATTTCTCTCAAGGTTTTCCATCCAGAGCAGACTCCTACTTCTACCGATCCCGCTCATTGTATCACTATTCATCATTCTGCTCATTTTAGTACGTTCTCTAAATGGAACGATTGAATTTGCAAAAAAAGAACAATTGGGAATCCATACGATTAAGCCAATCTACCTGGCTTACCGAGAAGGTTTGAAGCGGTTAAAAATTGGAAAAGAGAATACTGCCGATTTGGTTCCGCTCATAGAATCAGCGAAAATTAAAATCCAAGAAACGGAACTCCTACCAAATGACACTAAAGAAATTACAACTTGGATCAAATACACAAAACTTACAAATTTTGACCAAGTCACTTCCAGAAATTTTCTAAATGATACTCAGGAATTAGCCTTAAAAGTAGGTGATTTTTCCAATCTCATCCTCGACCCAGAAGTGAATTCCTATTATCAAATGGAGATTATTTTCTTTAGAGTTCCTGAAATTCTAAAAAATATTGGAGTTTTGAATGAAGTGATTCGAGAAGAATATTTAAATACAAATGGAAAAAGCAAACAATACTCTAGCGTAAGTTATACGAAAGCACTTATTTCTATTAACTTTATTGAATCAACTTGTAAAGAAATTCAAAAATCATTTACAAAATCTATCGAAGACGAATCACCTTATGCGGAAGAATTAAAAAAAATAACGATAGAATCAAAAACATCTTGTGACGGGTATTTACAGGAATTAAAAAAGACATTTATCCAATCGAATTCCAAACCAAACTCTACTGAGGAGCTATTTGTTCTTTTGGAGAAAGGGACAAAAATTGCTGGAACCATTCAAGACAGTTCGATTACGATACTTGAAAAACTTGTCAATGATAGAATCCAATTATTATCTTTGCAAAGAAATATAAATATTGGCTTGGTTTTTGTTTCTCTACTCATTTCCATCTTATTTGTTATTTTTATATTTCGAAGTATCAACAATCCTTTAGTTACTGTCCTTTCTAAAGTAAATGAACTCTCAAGTGGTGCAGCTGACTTAACCAAAACTCTTCCTGATTTTGGTTCCAATGAAATTGGGAAAATAACAAATGCTATTAATCTTTTTCTAAAAAATTTAAATCACATAATGAACCAGTTGAAAATCTCAGTAAGTGATTCCGAAAAAGTATCCTATAAATTGAAACAAGATGCCGTATCCGTTTCTGACAATGCATCTTCCTTGGCAGCCATCTCAGAAGAATCTGCTGCATCCTTGGAAGAACTTACCACTTCTTTTGAAATTATGTTTCAATTCATCACAAATGAAACAAAGAACATTATAAAGATCACAGAAGAAATGAAAACTATTGAAGGATCTATCTTCAATATCGAAAAGGCCCTATTACAATTAACTGATCAATCCCTTACTTCTATCAACTTAGCCAATTTGGGAAACGTTGCTGTGCAAAACACAAATCAAGCAATGTCAGAAATTCGGTCCGTTACCAAAGAGATTACTGGAATCGTTGAACTGATTACAGAAATTTCGGAAAGAACCAACTTACTGGCATTAAATGCAAGTATCGAAGCAGCTCGAGCCGGTGATGCTGGAATGGGATTTGCCGTCGTTGCAGAAGAGATTTCCAAACTCGCCGATAAAACACAATTCTCTGTCAAAAACATTAAAAAACTCATCGATAGAAGTAATTCTGTAGTAAACGCAGGGGCAAACCATGTTCATGAAACAGTAAATGCACTTAGCGAAATTGTAGAACAATCCAACCGAATGCAAATTGGTGTCGATGATTTAAAAACAGAAATGACAACACAAACGAATAGTTTAGTCAACGTGACGAATGAATTAAACGGATTACAAGAAATGGCAGAAACCATTGAGTTTTCTAGTAAAGAACAAAAAAAAGCCTCTGAAGATATGGTAAACACTATCAATACTCTATCTGGAAGTGCACAAGAACTTGCAAACAATTCAGAAGACTTAAACCAAGTAAGCCAAAAGATCGGAGAAATTGCAGAGACGATAGCTTTAGTGGCCAACTCATTCCAAACGCAGTAG
- a CDS encoding CCA tRNA nucleotidyltransferase — protein MPIDLQSLVPKNYLNHLLQIDSALKGAGFECYLVGGSVRDLVMGKIPKEYDLTTNAEPKQVKKLFRTVIDTGIEHGTVTVVLDKINYEITTYRIDKDYTDGRRPDHVEFGTTLSEDLKRRDFTMNALAFDITTGLLVDEHFGLKDIEQKTIRTIGNPMKRFTEDGLRPIRALRFASTLDFSIESETKKAIHETKHITKKISLERFQDEVLKSFLGPKPSRMIQLLTEENIFQIFLPNLPHELFPNTDLLERLDQTSKDLIGLQLALAFFSLLGPISSKEIEIILRTLKFSGQNTKDCLLFFEFLTKWETNQTKKNLDEFVIKKEYLAPVKRHFQQRFTIDNKFILGLTPLFGESTSQMLRIWEEEPPLLLTDMKLNGNHLAESFPNLSKTNYGIVLNHLLDLVLHSPKENEYSRLLHHSAQFISNMTN, from the coding sequence TTGCCAATAGACCTTCAATCCTTAGTCCCCAAAAACTATTTAAATCACCTATTACAAATTGATTCTGCTTTGAAAGGAGCAGGGTTTGAATGTTATCTTGTTGGTGGATCTGTACGTGATTTGGTAATGGGGAAAATTCCAAAAGAATACGATCTAACTACAAATGCAGAACCCAAACAAGTAAAAAAACTTTTCCGAACAGTCATCGACACAGGAATCGAACATGGTACGGTAACGGTTGTTTTAGATAAGATTAATTATGAGATTACAACGTATCGCATAGATAAAGATTATACTGACGGCAGACGACCCGATCATGTAGAATTTGGAACTACACTATCTGAAGATTTAAAACGAAGGGATTTTACAATGAATGCTCTTGCATTCGATATAACTACGGGTCTTCTTGTAGATGAACATTTTGGACTAAAAGATATCGAACAAAAAACCATTCGTACCATCGGAAATCCAATGAAACGTTTTACCGAGGATGGGCTACGTCCGATCCGTGCCTTAAGATTTGCGAGTACACTAGATTTTTCAATCGAGTCCGAAACTAAAAAAGCAATTCACGAAACAAAACATATTACCAAAAAAATATCTTTAGAACGTTTTCAAGACGAAGTTTTGAAATCCTTTTTAGGCCCCAAACCGTCTCGTATGATCCAGTTATTAACCGAGGAAAATATATTTCAAATTTTCCTTCCAAACCTTCCCCATGAACTGTTTCCTAATACTGATCTTTTAGAAAGACTAGACCAGACTTCCAAAGATTTAATTGGACTGCAGTTGGCATTGGCATTTTTTTCTTTACTCGGCCCGATCTCATCCAAAGAAATAGAAATCATATTGAGAACTTTAAAATTCTCCGGTCAAAATACAAAGGACTGTTTGTTGTTTTTTGAATTTTTGACCAAGTGGGAGACAAATCAAACCAAGAAAAACTTGGATGAGTTTGTTATAAAAAAAGAATATTTAGCGCCAGTTAAGCGACATTTCCAACAACGTTTTACTATCGATAATAAATTCATCCTCGGTCTCACACCGCTATTTGGCGAAAGCACATCTCAGATGCTTCGAATTTGGGAAGAAGAACCACCCCTCCTACTCACCGATATGAAATTGAATGGCAATCATCTGGCAGAATCTTTCCCCAATCTCTCAAAAACCAATTATGGAATCGTTCTAAACCATCTTTTGGATTTAGTCCTACACTCGCCTAAAGAAAATGAATATTCAAGATTATTGCATCACTCTGCTCAATTTATAAGCAATATGACCAATTAA
- a CDS encoding outer membrane beta-barrel protein, which produces MRNKYTLLATIVATLFSQASLFAQDKKEKDKSWYELVNFSGYVDVYYNYTSNNRQGATQDTAGTFHTYNKQFAVNAVKLSMEKLADKESPWGFRLDMQNGQNNMYQERPYQTTNSLHNMQLLQQAYVSAYFPVMKGLTVDVGKMATHIGLELLDSKDNIAYTIGYVFFNTIPFIHTGARANLQINDRLSTGLYLYNSAQGTGYTGNGQQFGYTGVTPYGDPATGTSLTNTSQHAYADGPNPTRAIGTQVKYDVVPDKFQVVWNTLQANDNIKGRQNNSLYYLEQSTGTAFPKQSTFNADHWMIQNLILIFKPTDKLTTIFDYTYGERTGQTNTAAFGYEAGGVTKAKLDTALPGLVPDLDAGLVAAGFNNNTNLSRENKIKRVYQTYQLQAKYQFTNFFALGFRFEYLDDKRYGGSLAVNPPLFAVTPADRYDLKFQDSIGTRAVSNYGQIKTLTFTPTFNLTENLQVKVDLRRDWGPGQQFIDTSGRPASHQNGIIVGMVAKF; this is translated from the coding sequence ATGAGAAATAAATACACTCTGTTGGCGACGATCGTTGCTACCTTATTTTCCCAGGCTTCCCTTTTTGCTCAGGATAAAAAGGAAAAGGATAAGTCTTGGTATGAGTTGGTAAATTTTTCCGGATATGTGGATGTATACTATAACTATACTTCAAATAACCGGCAAGGGGCTACCCAAGATACAGCGGGAACTTTCCACACTTACAACAAGCAGTTTGCTGTGAACGCAGTTAAACTTTCTATGGAGAAGTTGGCAGACAAAGAAAGTCCATGGGGTTTCCGTTTGGATATGCAAAACGGACAAAACAACATGTATCAAGAACGTCCGTACCAAACAACAAACTCACTTCATAATATGCAGTTGTTACAACAAGCTTACGTTTCAGCATACTTCCCTGTTATGAAAGGGTTGACAGTTGACGTAGGTAAGATGGCAACACATATAGGTTTGGAACTTCTTGACTCAAAGGATAACATCGCTTACACGATTGGGTATGTGTTCTTTAACACAATCCCATTTATCCATACTGGTGCAAGGGCAAACCTTCAAATTAATGACAGACTATCAACTGGTCTTTATCTTTATAACAGTGCGCAAGGAACTGGTTACACAGGAAACGGTCAACAATTTGGTTACACAGGTGTAACCCCATATGGTGATCCGGCAACTGGAACTAGTTTAACAAACACTTCTCAACATGCTTATGCTGATGGTCCAAACCCTACTAGGGCAATTGGAACACAAGTAAAGTATGATGTAGTACCAGATAAATTCCAAGTAGTATGGAACACATTGCAAGCCAACGATAACATCAAAGGTAGACAAAACAACTCACTTTACTACCTTGAACAGTCGACAGGAACTGCATTCCCTAAACAATCAACTTTCAACGCAGACCACTGGATGATTCAAAACTTGATTTTGATTTTCAAACCTACTGACAAATTGACAACAATCTTTGACTATACTTATGGTGAAAGAACTGGTCAAACAAACACAGCAGCGTTTGGATACGAAGCAGGTGGGGTTACAAAAGCTAAGTTAGACACCGCTCTTCCTGGACTTGTTCCTGATCTAGATGCAGGTTTAGTAGCTGCAGGTTTCAATAATAACACCAACCTCTCACGCGAAAACAAAATCAAAAGAGTTTACCAAACTTACCAACTTCAAGCGAAGTACCAGTTTACAAACTTCTTTGCACTTGGTTTCCGTTTTGAGTATCTTGATGACAAACGTTACGGTGGATCTCTCGCAGTCAACCCACCACTATTTGCAGTCACTCCTGCAGACAGATATGACCTCAAATTCCAAGATTCTATTGGAACAAGAGCAGTTAGTAACTATGGACAAATCAAAACCCTCACTTTCACACCTACTTTCAACTTAACGGAAAACCTCCAAGTAAAAGTAGATTTAAGAAGAGATTGGGGTCCAGGACAACAGTTCATAGATACTTCCGGAAGACCGGCTTCTCACCAAAATGGTATTATCGTCGGTATGGTAGCAAAATTCTAA
- the secA gene encoding preprotein translocase subunit SecA — MFQKILTILFGSKYERDLKRLNPIVEAINSFEPAIKAMDDETLSLQTTKFKERLAAGETLDDVLPEAFATVREVAYRTLGMRHFDVQMMGGISLHWGNISEMKTGEGKTLTSTLPIYLNSLSGEGVHVVTVNDYLAKRDANWMRPVFEFLKVSVGVIQHDMDHEERKVAYNSDITYGTNNEFGFDYLRDNMVSYKEHRVQRQHNYAIVDEVDSILVDEARTPLIISGPAEESTDKYLKVNKIIPKLIEGEDYEIDEKAKNVILSEAGVHHVEELLGVENLYQAENIELVHHVQQALKAHKIFYRDKDYVVQDGEVIIVDEFTGRLMKGRRYSDGLHQSLEAKEGVAIARESQTLASITFQNYFRIYKKLSGMTGTADTEAEEFKKIYSLDVIVIPSNLKIQRQDMPDRVYKTEREKFDAVVKDIQEKVSRKQPVLVGTISIEKSEVLSKLLTSHGIAHNVLNAKQHERESEIVANAGRPGAITIATNMAGRGTDIVLGGAPKYKEDLEKLDELCDSLGIKAKAELEVVYSFREHLIKQKFEEAESKISEIRNENIKKECNKILAEAKKWKVDHDFVIGAGGLHIIGSERHESRRIDNQLRGRSGRQGDPGSSRFYLSLQDDLMRIFGSDRIARIMDTLKMPEGQELEHSMVSNAIARAQKRVEGHNFDIRKHLLEYDDVMNRQRIYIYGIRNELLDKGNMSRTIVDFFDEVVENQVILYCEGNNVDAWEADSLNEWIQSLGITETIDPKQFKKEANPQLKVFEIVSKLVKELYESKVSSIGEEVWRSIERNVFLDILDHRWKEHLYAMDHLKEGIWTVGYGEKNPLIEYKLQGFKMFDQLVESLKNEVVSFLLKIEVTESDRNQDESSPKEYKKIGEEQRAEVDMFGNEIKSNKTKPQVSSTTSSGGGSERKSSRRKK; from the coding sequence ATGTTTCAAAAAATATTAACAATTTTATTCGGCAGTAAGTATGAAAGGGATTTAAAAAGACTAAATCCCATTGTGGAAGCTATTAATTCTTTTGAGCCGGCAATCAAAGCGATGGACGACGAAACCTTATCTTTGCAAACTACAAAGTTTAAAGAAAGGTTAGCAGCTGGCGAAACTTTAGATGATGTTTTGCCAGAAGCATTTGCCACAGTGCGTGAAGTGGCTTATCGAACTTTAGGAATGAGGCATTTTGATGTGCAGATGATGGGTGGTATTTCCTTACATTGGGGAAATATTTCAGAAATGAAAACGGGAGAAGGAAAGACATTAACATCTACCTTACCCATTTATCTCAATTCCCTTTCTGGAGAAGGTGTTCATGTTGTCACAGTGAACGATTATTTGGCGAAGCGGGATGCAAACTGGATGCGACCGGTGTTTGAATTTTTAAAAGTCTCGGTCGGAGTGATCCAACATGATATGGATCATGAAGAGAGAAAGGTAGCTTACAATTCAGACATCACATACGGAACTAACAACGAATTTGGATTTGATTATTTACGTGATAACATGGTTAGTTACAAAGAACACCGCGTACAAAGACAACATAACTATGCGATCGTAGATGAAGTGGACTCCATTTTGGTAGATGAAGCTAGGACCCCTCTTATCATTTCTGGTCCTGCGGAAGAATCGACAGATAAATACCTCAAAGTTAATAAAATTATCCCGAAACTCATCGAAGGGGAAGATTACGAGATTGATGAAAAAGCAAAAAATGTAATTTTATCAGAAGCGGGCGTTCATCACGTTGAAGAGTTGTTAGGTGTTGAGAACTTATACCAAGCTGAAAATATTGAACTTGTTCATCACGTACAACAAGCTTTAAAAGCCCATAAGATTTTTTATAGAGATAAAGATTATGTAGTTCAAGATGGCGAAGTCATCATCGTGGATGAGTTTACTGGTCGATTGATGAAGGGTCGAAGATACTCTGATGGATTACACCAATCTTTGGAAGCTAAAGAAGGTGTGGCAATCGCTCGTGAATCACAAACCTTAGCATCCATCACCTTCCAGAATTATTTCCGTATCTATAAGAAGTTATCAGGTATGACGGGAACGGCAGATACGGAAGCGGAAGAGTTCAAAAAAATCTATAGTTTAGATGTCATTGTGATTCCTTCCAATTTAAAGATCCAACGTCAAGACATGCCTGATCGTGTTTATAAAACAGAACGTGAAAAGTTTGATGCCGTTGTCAAAGACATTCAGGAAAAAGTTTCCAGAAAGCAGCCTGTGTTAGTCGGGACAATTTCTATCGAAAAATCGGAAGTACTTTCTAAACTTTTAACTTCTCATGGAATTGCTCATAACGTATTAAATGCAAAACAACATGAACGCGAATCCGAAATTGTAGCCAACGCGGGTCGTCCTGGTGCCATTACTATCGCTACGAACATGGCGGGTCGTGGAACGGATATTGTCCTTGGTGGTGCACCAAAATACAAAGAAGACTTGGAAAAGTTGGATGAACTTTGTGATTCTTTGGGAATTAAAGCCAAAGCGGAATTAGAAGTTGTGTATAGTTTTCGGGAACACTTGATCAAACAAAAGTTTGAAGAAGCGGAATCCAAAATTTCAGAAATCCGTAACGAAAACATCAAAAAAGAATGTAACAAAATTTTAGCAGAAGCCAAAAAATGGAAAGTAGATCATGACTTTGTGATCGGAGCCGGTGGTTTACATATCATTGGTTCGGAGAGACATGAATCCCGCCGTATTGATAACCAACTTCGTGGTCGTTCAGGTAGACAAGGGGATCCTGGTTCTTCTAGATTTTATTTATCCTTACAAGATGATTTGATGCGAATTTTTGGTTCGGATCGAATTGCTCGTATTATGGATACTCTGAAGATGCCGGAAGGCCAAGAGTTGGAACATAGTATGGTATCCAATGCCATTGCACGTGCGCAAAAACGTGTGGAAGGCCATAACTTTGACATCAGAAAACACTTGTTAGAGTACGATGATGTGATGAACCGCCAAAGGATTTATATTTACGGTATTCGCAATGAACTCTTAGACAAAGGGAATATGTCGAGAACCATTGTTGATTTCTTTGATGAAGTTGTTGAAAACCAAGTCATTTTGTATTGTGAAGGCAACAATGTGGATGCTTGGGAAGCGGATTCCCTTAATGAGTGGATCCAAAGTTTAGGTATCACTGAAACTATTGATCCAAAACAATTCAAAAAAGAAGCAAATCCTCAGCTAAAAGTTTTTGAAATTGTATCCAAGTTAGTAAAAGAACTCTATGAATCCAAAGTTTCTTCTATTGGGGAAGAGGTTTGGCGATCGATCGAAAGGAATGTGTTCTTAGACATTTTAGATCATAGATGGAAAGAACATCTTTATGCTATGGATCATTTGAAAGAAGGAATTTGGACTGTTGGTTACGGTGAAAAGAATCCTTTGATTGAATACAAACTGCAAGGGTTTAAGATGTTTGACCAGTTGGTAGAAAGTCTTAAAAACGAAGTTGTTTCTTTTCTGTTAAAGATTGAAGTTACCGAATCGGATCGCAATCAAGATGAATCTTCACCGAAAGAATACAAAAAAATTGGTGAGGAACAAAGAGCGGAAGTGGATATGTTTGGAAACGAAATCAAATCCAACAAAACCAAACCACAAGTTTCTTCCACAACTAGTTCTGGCGGTGGATCTGAAAGAAAATCAAGTCGTCGAAAAAAATAG
- a CDS encoding LIC_13355 family lipoprotein: MKTIYNITYATFFVLVLLSFLLACTPEPKNNQVELLALLGSNQIGNNSRINCPSGLLPANIPFANTIVSANSTVSGFNDSSKAINGICGGGELSGSLDVYALNLTGAGATLILSWAGKTVKNVAGVDFIVYENSFRVTESNDRYAFDPMVVQVSFDGTNYCGFDLSGFNPSVADSNKISSWPGFGGLRPVLYNISSNDLSLDQLFASTGSGFLLGGGDGFNIDDLITSASCDNTALTNIKSTGFKFIKMISASAVTNPNTGSGYVYPHSYTNGSDIDGVVAKSVE, encoded by the coding sequence ATGAAAACTATTTATAACATTACATATGCAACTTTTTTTGTTTTAGTTCTACTTTCATTCCTACTTGCTTGTACACCAGAACCAAAAAACAACCAAGTTGAATTATTAGCACTTCTAGGTTCGAATCAAATTGGGAATAATAGCAGGATCAATTGTCCCTCCGGACTTTTACCTGCAAACATTCCATTCGCAAATACAATCGTCTCAGCCAATTCAACCGTAAGTGGATTCAATGATTCATCGAAAGCCATTAATGGAATTTGTGGTGGTGGGGAACTTTCTGGATCTCTGGATGTATATGCATTAAACTTAACAGGTGCTGGCGCTACACTGATTTTATCCTGGGCAGGGAAAACTGTAAAAAATGTTGCAGGAGTTGATTTTATTGTCTATGAAAACTCGTTTCGTGTCACAGAGAGTAATGATCGTTATGCCTTTGATCCAATGGTCGTCCAAGTTTCCTTTGACGGAACAAACTATTGTGGGTTTGATCTGAGTGGATTCAATCCATCTGTAGCAGATAGCAACAAAATTTCTTCTTGGCCAGGGTTTGGTGGGCTTAGACCTGTCCTCTATAATATCAGTTCCAATGACTTATCACTCGACCAACTTTTCGCATCGACTGGAAGTGGATTTTTATTAGGTGGTGGTGACGGCTTCAATATAGATGATTTAATTACCAGTGCATCTTGCGATAACACAGCGTTAACCAATATCAAATCAACAGGTTTTAAATTTATAAAAATGATATCTGCTTCGGCAGTGACCAATCCAAACACCGGATCGGGTTATGTTTATCCGCATTCCTATACTAACGGTTCTGACATTGATGGTGTGGTGGCTAAGTCCGTAGAATAG